In a single window of the Centroberyx gerrardi isolate f3 chromosome 17, fCenGer3.hap1.cur.20231027, whole genome shotgun sequence genome:
- the LOC139924811 gene encoding single-stranded DNA-binding protein 3, translating to MYAKGKGAVVPSDSQAREKLALYVYEYLLHVGAQKSAQTFLSEIRWEKNITLGEPPGFLHSWWCVFWDLYCAAPDRRETCEHSSEAKAFHDYSAAAAPSPVMGNMPPNDAMPGGPMPPGFFQGPPGSQQSPHAQPPPHNPSNPMMGPHGQPFMSPRYPGGPRPALRMPNQPPGGIPGSQPLLPNSLDPTRPQGHPNMGGPMRMNPPRGMAMGPQNYGGMRPPPNSMGGPMPGMNMGPGGRGPWPGPNANSIAYSSSSPGNYVGPPGGGGPPGTPIMPSPGDSTNSSENIYTMMNPIGPGGNRPNFPMGPGPDGPMGAMGAMEPHHMNGSLGSGDMDGLPKNSPNNMGGMNNPPGTPRDDGEMGGNFLNPFQSESYSPNMTMSV from the exons ATGTACGCCAAGGGTAAAGGAGCTGTGGTCCCCTCCGATAGCCAAGCAAGAGAAAA GTTAGCGTTATATGTGTACGAGTACCTGCTACATGTGGGAGCACAGAAGTCCGCACAGACCTTCCTGTCCGAG aTTCGATGGGAGAAGAATATTACATTAGGGGAGCCCCCCGGATTCCTCCATTCTTGGTGGTG TGTATTCTGGGATTTGTATTGTGCAGCTCCAGACCGAAGGGAGACATGCGAGCACTCCAGTGAGGCCAAGGCCTTCCATGACTAT agtgcgGCGGCAGCGCCCAGCCCGGTGATGGGCAACATGCCCCCTAACGACGCCATGCCAGGCGGTCCCATGCCCCCAGGCTTCTTCCAG ggaccacCCGGCTCTCAGCAGTCCCCCCATGCACAGCCCCCCCCTCACAACCCCAGCAACCCCATGATGGGACCCCATGGCCAG CCTTTCATGTCACCACGGTATCCAGGTGGACCGCGTCCCGCACTCCGAATGCCAAATCAG CCTCCTGGGGGTATCCCTGGATCTCAGCCTCTCCTGCCAAACAGTCTGGATCCGACAAGACCGCAAG GGCATCCTAACATGGGTGGGCCAATGAGAATGAACCCTCCTCGAGGAATGGCTATGGGACCACAG AACTACGGGGGCATGAGGCCTCCTCCCAACTCCATGGGTGGCCCCATGCCAGGAATGAACAT GGGTCCTGGAGGAAGAGGGCCGTGGCCAGGACCTAATGCTAACTCT atAGCCTactcctcctcatctccaggAAACTATGTG GGTCCCCCAGGCGGAGGAGGTCCACCTGGAACTCCTATCATGCCCAGCCCAGGTG ACTCGACTAACTCCAGTGAAAACATCTATACAATGATGAACCCCATCGGACCAGGAGGCAACAGACCCAAT TTCCCTATGGGACCTGGGCCTGATGGGCCAATGGGGGCTATGGGGGCCATGGAGCCACACCACATGAACGGATCACTAG GCTCTGGGGATATGGATGGGTTGCCAAAG AACTCCCCTAATAACATGGGGGGCATGAACAACCCTCCCGGCACGCCGAGAGACGATGGCGAAATGGGCGGGAACTTCTTGAACCCATTCCAAAGCGAAAGT taTTCACCCAACATGACGATGAgtgtgtga